A stretch of DNA from Pseudonocardia hierapolitana:
GCACCACCGTCCGCTGCCGTGCGGCCGGCAGGTCACCCAGGCGGATCGCCTCGTCGGCGAGCTCGACGGCGAGCAGCCTGCTGCCGGCGCGCCGCTGCGCCTCCAGCCAGCGCAACGGGTCCGGGACACGGTGCACGCAGCTGCGACGCCGGAGGGTGTTGCCCTTCTCCACCGCCCGCCGGACCCACGCCTCCCGAGGCACCACGAGGCAGGCGCCGACCGCATCGCAGGTGCGCAGCAGCGTTCCCAGGTTGGCGTCGTGCTTGGGCCAGAGCGGGGCGAGCAGGAGGTGGTCCCAGCAACGGTGGCTGCGGGGCCTGCGCTGCCGGCGCAG
This window harbors:
- a CDS encoding TrmH family RNA methyltransferase, coding for MTEPGAPRARSRSDLRRQRRPRSHRCWDHLLLAPLWPKHDANLGTLLRTCDAVGACLVVPREAWVRRAVEKGNTLRRRSCVHRVPDPLRWLEAQRRAGSRLLAVELADEAIRLGDLPAARQRTVVLLGHESDGVPPEALALADDVVEIPMIGTGLSLNVAVAGSLVAYKLAGML